Proteins from a genomic interval of Halopseudomonas litoralis:
- a CDS encoding TniB family NTP-binding protein, whose translation MDEYPVIDLSHLLPAAQGLARLPADERIQRIRADRWIGYPRAVEALNRLETLYAWPNKQRMPNLLLVGPTNNGKSMIVEKFRRAHPVGTDADQEHIPVLVVQMPSEPSVIRFYVALLAAMGAPLRPRPRLPEMEQLALALLRKVGVRMLVIDELHNVLAGNSVNRREFLNLLRFLGNELRIPLVGVGTREAYLAIRSDDQLENRFEPMLLPPWEANEDCCSLLASFAASLPLRRPSPIATLDMARYLLTRSEGTIGELAHLLVAAAVAAVESGEEAINHRTLSMADYIGPSERRRQFERELM comes from the coding sequence GTGGACGAATATCCCGTCATTGACCTGTCCCACCTGCTGCCAGCGGCACAGGGTTTGGCCAGGCTGCCGGCAGACGAGCGCATCCAGCGCATTCGCGCCGACCGCTGGATCGGCTACCCGCGCGCGGTCGAGGCGCTGAACCGGCTGGAAACTCTGTATGCGTGGCCGAACAAGCAACGCATGCCAAACCTGCTGCTGGTCGGCCCCACCAACAACGGCAAGTCGATGATCGTCGAGAAATTCCGGCGGGCGCACCCGGTCGGCACCGACGCTGACCAAGAACATATCCCGGTGCTGGTCGTGCAGATGCCGTCAGAGCCATCGGTGATCCGCTTCTATGTCGCGCTGCTGGCTGCGATGGGCGCGCCGCTGCGCCCGCGCCCACGGCTGCCGGAAATGGAGCAACTGGCGCTGGCCCTGCTGCGCAAGGTCGGCGTGCGCATGCTGGTGATCGACGAACTGCACAATGTACTGGCTGGCAACAGCGTTAACCGGCGCGAGTTCCTCAACCTGCTGCGCTTCCTCGGCAACGAGCTGCGTATCCCCCTGGTCGGGGTCGGCACGCGCGAGGCGTACCTGGCCATCCGTTCGGACGATCAGTTGGAAAACCGCTTCGAGCCGATGCTGCTGCCGCCGTGGGAGGCCAATGAGGACTGCTGCTCGCTGCTGGCCAGCTTCGCGGCGTCACTCCCGCTACGGCGGCCATCCCCGATTGCCACGCTGGACATGGCCCGCTACCTGCTCACCCGGAGCGAAGGCACCATCGGCGAGCTTGCACATCTGCTGGTGGCGGCGGCCGTCGCCGCCGTGGAGAGTGGCGAGGAAGCGATCAACCACCGCACGCTCAGCATGGCCGACTACATCGGCCCCAGTGAGCGGCGGCGACAGTTCGAGCGGGAACTGATGTGA
- a CDS encoding Mu transposase C-terminal domain-containing protein yields the protein MTSDTPPIAAQGVATLPDEAWAQARHRTEIIGPLAALEVVGHEAADEAAQALGLSRRQVYVLIRRARQGTGLVTDLTPGRSGGGKGKGRLPEPVERIIRELLQKRFLTKQKRSLAAFHREVAQACKTQKLPVPARNTVAQRIAGLHPAKIARSRGGQDAARPLQGAGGIPPEVTMPLEQVQIDHTVIDLIVVDERDRQPIGRPYLTLAIDVFTRCVLGMVVTLEAPSAVSVGLCLAHAACDKRPWLEGLNVEMDWPMSGKPRLLYLDNAAEFKSEALRRGCEQHGIRLDYRPPGQPHYGGIVERIIGTAMQMIHDELPGTTFSNPGQRGEYDSEKMATLTLRELERWLALAVGTYHGSVHNGLLQPPAARWAEAVERVGVPAVVTRPTAFLVDFLPVIRRTLTRTGFVIDHIHYYADALKPWIARRERLPAFLIRRDPRDISRIWVLEPEGQHYLEIHYRTLSHPAVTLWEQRQALAKLRQLGREQVDESALFRMIGQMREIVTTAQKATRKARRDADRRQHLKTSEPPAKPIPPDVDMADPQADNLPPAKPFDQIEEW from the coding sequence ATGACATCAGACACTCCACCGATTGCCGCGCAAGGCGTGGCCACCCTGCCCGACGAGGCATGGGCGCAAGCCCGGCACCGGACGGAAATCATCGGGCCACTGGCAGCGCTTGAGGTGGTCGGGCATGAAGCCGCCGATGAGGCAGCCCAAGCGCTGGGCCTGTCCCGGCGACAGGTATATGTCCTGATCCGTCGCGCCCGGCAGGGTACTGGCCTGGTAACAGACCTGACGCCCGGCCGATCCGGCGGCGGCAAAGGCAAGGGGCGCTTGCCGGAACCGGTCGAGCGCATCATCCGCGAGCTGCTGCAAAAGCGCTTCCTGACCAAGCAGAAACGCAGCCTGGCGGCGTTCCACCGCGAAGTCGCGCAGGCGTGCAAAACCCAGAAGCTGCCGGTGCCGGCGCGCAACACCGTGGCCCAGCGGATTGCCGGACTACACCCGGCGAAAATAGCCCGCAGCCGGGGCGGGCAGGACGCTGCCCGTCCCTTGCAAGGCGCGGGTGGCATTCCGCCCGAAGTCACCATGCCGCTGGAACAGGTGCAGATCGACCACACCGTCATCGACCTGATCGTGGTCGACGAGCGCGACCGGCAACCGATTGGCCGCCCATATTTGACCCTCGCCATCGACGTGTTCACGCGCTGCGTACTCGGCATGGTGGTCACGCTGGAAGCGCCGTCCGCCGTCTCGGTCGGCCTATGCCTCGCGCATGCCGCCTGCGACAAGCGGCCCTGGCTGGAAGGGCTGAATGTGGAAATGGACTGGCCGATGAGCGGCAAGCCCAGGCTGCTCTATCTGGACAACGCGGCCGAGTTCAAAAGCGAAGCGCTGCGCCGTGGCTGCGAACAGCATGGCATCCGGCTGGACTATCGCCCACCAGGCCAGCCGCACTACGGCGGCATCGTGGAACGGATCATCGGCACGGCGATGCAGATGATCCACGACGAATTACCGGGGACGACCTTCTCCAATCCCGGCCAGCGCGGCGAGTACGATTCCGAGAAGATGGCCACCCTGACGCTGCGCGAGCTGGAGCGCTGGCTCGCGTTGGCGGTAGGCACCTATCACGGCTCCGTGCACAACGGCCTGCTCCAGCCGCCGGCCGCGCGCTGGGCCGAGGCCGTGGAGCGCGTTGGCGTCCCGGCCGTCGTTACCCGCCCCACCGCGTTTTTGGTCGATTTCCTGCCGGTGATCCGCCGCACCCTGACCCGCACCGGCTTTGTCATCGACCACATCCACTACTACGCCGACGCCCTCAAGCCGTGGATTGCCCGGCGCGAGCGCTTGCCCGCCTTCCTGATCCGGCGCGATCCGCGCGACATCAGCCGCATCTGGGTACTGGAACCGGAAGGTCAGCACTATCTGGAGATCCACTACCGCACCTTGTCCCATCCGGCCGTCACCCTCTGGGAACAACGCCAGGCGCTGGCCAAATTGCGTCAGCTCGGGCGCGAGCAGGTGGACGAGTCGGCGCTGTTCCGCATGATCGGGCAGATGCGCGAGATCGTGACCACCGCCCAGAAGGCCACGCGCAAGGCGCGGCGCGACGCTGATCGCCGCCAGCACCTCAAGACGTCGGAGCCACCGGCCAAGCCCATACCGCCGGATGTGGACATGGCTGACCCGCAGGCAGACAACCTGCCGCCGGCCAAACCGTTCGATCAGATCGAGGAGTGGTAG
- the tnpA gene encoding IS66-like element accessory protein TnpA, whose translation MSTVSVTKPCQKRRRHSREFKASIVTTCNEPGASVSRVALDNGLHANLVRRWISESRRTDNALTSIPAFLPVNLPAPSTVAVVFRRRPHHLTGCNAWCAYGS comes from the coding sequence ATGAGCACTGTAAGCGTAACCAAGCCTTGTCAAAAACGTCGTCGCCATTCCCGGGAATTCAAGGCCAGCATCGTCACCACTTGCAATGAACCGGGAGCCTCCGTCTCACGCGTTGCGCTGGATAACGGCCTCCACGCCAATCTGGTGCGACGCTGGATCAGTGAGTCACGCCGAACCGATAATGCGCTCACGTCGATTCCAGCGTTCCTTCCGGTTAACCTGCCAGCTCCGTCTACCGTTGCTGTCGTTTTCAGAAGACGACCGCACCATCTGACTGGATGTAACGCCTGGTGTGCATACGGCTCCTGA
- the cadR gene encoding Cd(II)/Pb(II)-responsive transcriptional regulator yields MRIGQLAQLVGVETQTIRFYEQQGLLPPPDRQNNGYRVYTEKHSERLAFIRRCRILDLSLAEIHELQSYQDEPHQPCTAVNALLDDHISQVRSQITGLQALEKQLVSLRASCNDDREIEVCGVLAGISEGSVHQQEVGALTR; encoded by the coding sequence ATGCGTATTGGTCAGTTGGCGCAGCTGGTAGGGGTCGAAACGCAGACGATCCGCTTCTATGAACAGCAGGGCTTGTTGCCGCCGCCTGATCGGCAGAACAACGGTTATCGTGTCTATACCGAGAAGCATAGTGAGCGGCTTGCCTTCATCCGTCGCTGCAGAATCCTAGACCTGTCACTGGCTGAGATTCACGAACTACAGAGCTATCAAGACGAGCCTCATCAGCCTTGCACCGCCGTCAACGCCTTGCTCGATGATCACATCTCTCAAGTGCGGTCACAGATAACCGGTCTGCAAGCGCTTGAGAAACAACTCGTTTCATTAAGAGCGAGCTGCAACGATGATCGGGAAATTGAGGTTTGTGGGGTTCTTGCTGGAATTAGCGAAGGAAGTGTGCATCAGCAGGAGGTTGGAGCACTAACCAGATAA
- a CDS encoding cation transporter yields the protein MRKSCGSACDGDATSAVDSNMHASSEASGNWVSVYAVPKMDCPSEERMIRLALDGFEEIRALSFDLSNRRLKVVHDGEVEPITSKLKTLRLGASLQETVAANPETIKAAEFSPASAKQESRTLRWLLGINALLFGVEMTAGLIAQSTGLIGESLDNFADAAVYGLALYAVGHSVKMQVRAAHLAGWLQLILAIGVLVEVVRRFVFGSEPESLVMMAIAFVALIANTSCLLLISKHREGGAHMKASWIFSANDVVINLGVIIAGALVAWTGSNYPDLIIGTVSGVIVLNGARRILALK from the coding sequence ATGAGAAAATCCTGTGGTAGCGCCTGTGACGGTGACGCAACGTCCGCAGTGGATAGCAATATGCATGCCTCCTCCGAAGCGTCAGGGAACTGGGTCAGCGTTTATGCCGTGCCGAAGATGGACTGCCCATCAGAAGAGCGAATGATTCGCCTGGCCCTGGACGGCTTTGAGGAAATTCGGGCGCTGTCCTTCGACTTGTCGAACCGCCGGCTCAAGGTCGTGCATGACGGCGAAGTCGAGCCCATCACCTCGAAACTGAAGACCTTGAGGCTAGGAGCCTCGCTTCAGGAAACCGTCGCTGCAAATCCGGAGACCATCAAGGCCGCTGAGTTCTCGCCAGCTTCTGCTAAGCAAGAATCCAGGACCCTGCGTTGGTTGCTCGGCATCAATGCACTTCTGTTCGGGGTGGAAATGACTGCCGGTCTAATCGCCCAGTCCACCGGGCTGATTGGAGAATCCCTGGACAATTTTGCAGATGCAGCCGTCTATGGCCTTGCCCTTTATGCGGTCGGGCATAGCGTAAAAATGCAGGTACGCGCCGCGCATCTAGCAGGATGGCTGCAGCTAATTCTGGCTATAGGCGTACTTGTGGAGGTGGTGAGACGCTTTGTATTCGGTAGTGAGCCTGAATCGCTGGTGATGATGGCTATCGCATTTGTCGCATTGATTGCCAATACCAGTTGTTTGCTGCTCATATCCAAGCACCGTGAGGGCGGGGCGCACATGAAGGCAAGCTGGATATTCTCGGCCAATGACGTAGTGATCAACCTGGGGGTTATCATTGCCGGAGCTTTGGTTGCCTGGACAGGATCCAATTATCCGGATCTGATTATCGGCACAGTCTCGGGGGTCATTGTACTTAACGGTGCCAGGCGCATTCTGGCGTTGAAGTAA
- the lnt gene encoding apolipoprotein N-acyltransferase — MPLAFAPFGWAWLAVVALAALFVLTAQPSKRQALWSAYFFGLGYFGVGVSWVFVSISQYGNGPVVGMLATAAFVSLLALFPWGVAYLVRRLHPEMDATALWLGLPATWVLSEWMRTWFLTGFPWLFVGYSQTDTTLATIAPVFGVLGVSFLVALLAGGLAWVVLNPSLRRAAVAGAVLTATLASLQLLDHEWTQPAADPINIALLQGNIAQDRKWDPDSRGITLDRYQALTKQHLGADIVIWPETAIPMWHDEAREYLAELKALADQAGTSLMIGVPIREEDGRTYNAVTSLSDPSGFYYKRHLVPFGEYVPFREFLGSSLDVLGAPMSDFTPGREAHVLKAAGVPVGALICYEAVFGAEVTEFLPEAQLLVNVSNDAWFGSSLGPFQHFQMVRMRAIETGRDLLRATNTGITAAVSYEGKVLTRAPQFRVATLSAEVTPRTGATPYVRWRDWPVLGVIALGLGLLLLRRIRQYHRLGT; from the coding sequence ATGCCGCTTGCCTTTGCCCCTTTTGGTTGGGCATGGCTTGCGGTGGTCGCTCTGGCCGCATTGTTTGTCCTGACCGCGCAACCTTCAAAGCGTCAGGCGTTATGGTCGGCTTACTTCTTTGGCCTTGGTTACTTCGGTGTAGGTGTCTCCTGGGTCTTCGTCAGCATCAGCCAGTACGGCAATGGCCCCGTGGTGGGGATGTTAGCTACAGCGGCCTTTGTCTCGCTGCTTGCCCTCTTTCCATGGGGCGTCGCGTACCTCGTACGCCGCCTGCACCCTGAGATGGATGCGACGGCCCTCTGGCTAGGGCTACCAGCGACATGGGTGTTGAGTGAATGGATGCGCACCTGGTTCTTAACCGGCTTTCCCTGGCTCTTTGTCGGCTACAGCCAGACCGACACCACACTCGCCACTATCGCGCCTGTCTTTGGTGTGCTTGGCGTGAGTTTTCTGGTGGCCTTGCTCGCTGGCGGCCTGGCTTGGGTTGTTTTAAATCCAAGCCTGCGCCGTGCAGCGGTAGCCGGTGCCGTGTTAACCGCTACTCTTGCCAGCTTGCAGCTCCTGGATCATGAGTGGACGCAGCCAGCCGCCGATCCTATCAATATTGCCCTCTTGCAAGGAAACATCGCGCAAGACAGAAAATGGGACCCGGATTCACGGGGAATCACGCTGGACCGTTATCAGGCGCTTACGAAGCAGCATCTCGGGGCCGACATTGTGATTTGGCCAGAAACGGCAATCCCGATGTGGCATGACGAGGCTAGAGAATATCTTGCTGAGCTTAAGGCGTTAGCCGATCAGGCCGGCACCTCGTTGATGATTGGCGTCCCGATACGCGAGGAGGACGGTCGCACCTACAACGCGGTGACAAGCCTCTCCGATCCCTCAGGCTTCTACTACAAACGTCACCTGGTGCCCTTCGGTGAGTATGTTCCGTTTCGGGAGTTTTTGGGTTCGTCCCTCGACGTGCTCGGGGCGCCCATGTCCGATTTCACACCGGGACGGGAAGCGCACGTCCTGAAGGCAGCAGGGGTGCCTGTAGGGGCACTCATCTGCTACGAGGCGGTCTTTGGTGCTGAAGTCACGGAGTTTCTGCCCGAAGCGCAGTTGCTGGTGAATGTCAGTAACGATGCCTGGTTCGGCAGCTCGCTCGGCCCTTTCCAGCACTTTCAGATGGTCCGCATGCGTGCCATCGAAACCGGACGTGACCTACTGCGAGCCACGAACACGGGTATCACAGCAGCTGTCAGCTACGAGGGAAAGGTTCTTACACGCGCTCCTCAATTCCGCGTAGCCACCCTCAGTGCCGAAGTGACCCCCAGAACTGGCGCAACCCCTTATGTGCGCTGGCGGGATTGGCCTGTCCTTGGCGTGATCGCACTCGGACTCGGCTTGCTCCTGCTTCGTCGAATTCGGCAGTATCATCGCTTGGGTACATGA
- a CDS encoding protein-disulfide reductase DsbD family protein, which translates to MIDHIPSLLIASQLLMATVAGLLLNLTPCVLPAIPIKVRTILREAGSQRSHRVLAALAFTAGTLAFFLTLGGLTAFLQWSWGTLFQSAVFVGILVALLVGFAVVTWLDLPIPIPSFAASAHGRRYSEAFLSGLLSAVLAAPCAGPFLGGVLAFAVTQPAPVTMGIFGSIGLGLSLPYAALILKPKWLSRLPKAGPWTLAIREGLALVLLAAAVFFSASLMPKAVYPWLWWSWLALVLAWGARRFVQGNGTVRVITTTAAGLALAMTMGFASPLDSNGDELVWQPYSAKLLTETKARGTPYLLEFTADWCINCKILERTVYQEPSVAKAVRRTKMVPIQVDVTASNPEKDALLTATGGQALPFAVVIDGDGTVIARFTGLFDADSLVEAISRTENLQP; encoded by the coding sequence ATGATCGATCACATTCCCTCTTTACTCATCGCCAGCCAGCTCTTAATGGCGACAGTGGCAGGTTTGCTGCTCAACCTGACGCCCTGCGTTTTGCCCGCGATTCCTATTAAGGTCCGGACTATCTTACGAGAGGCGGGCAGCCAACGATCGCACCGCGTGCTGGCCGCATTGGCGTTCACCGCAGGAACACTCGCGTTTTTCTTGACGCTGGGCGGATTGACCGCATTTCTTCAGTGGAGCTGGGGCACTTTGTTTCAGTCCGCGGTGTTCGTTGGTATCCTTGTTGCCTTGCTGGTCGGGTTTGCGGTGGTCACGTGGCTGGATTTGCCCATTCCGATCCCGTCGTTCGCCGCCTCGGCCCATGGCCGGCGTTACTCTGAAGCATTCTTATCGGGGTTATTGAGTGCGGTTTTGGCTGCACCTTGTGCTGGTCCTTTCCTGGGTGGAGTCCTAGCCTTTGCCGTTACCCAGCCGGCGCCGGTAACTATGGGGATATTCGGCAGTATCGGGCTGGGGTTGTCGCTGCCCTACGCGGCACTGATCCTCAAACCCAAGTGGCTGAGCCGGTTGCCCAAGGCGGGGCCCTGGACTCTGGCCATTCGAGAAGGGCTCGCGCTGGTCTTGCTGGCCGCAGCCGTCTTCTTCAGCGCGAGCCTGATGCCCAAAGCGGTTTATCCCTGGCTATGGTGGTCTTGGCTGGCACTGGTGCTGGCCTGGGGTGCTCGCCGTTTCGTCCAGGGTAATGGTACCGTGCGTGTGATCACCACAACGGCGGCAGGCCTTGCCCTTGCGATGACTATGGGATTTGCATCCCCGCTGGACAGCAACGGAGACGAACTCGTCTGGCAACCCTACTCCGCAAAGTTACTGACGGAGACAAAAGCCCGGGGCACACCCTATTTGCTGGAGTTCACCGCCGACTGGTGCATCAACTGTAAGATACTTGAGCGCACGGTCTACCAAGAGCCCTCCGTGGCCAAAGCCGTGCGGCGCACCAAGATGGTGCCTATACAAGTGGACGTGACAGCGAGCAACCCCGAAAAAGATGCGCTATTAACTGCGACCGGTGGGCAGGCCTTACCCTTCGCAGTGGTTATTGACGGTGACGGCACCGTTATCGCCCGTTTCACGGGGCTTTTTGACGCCGACAGCTTGGTCGAAGCTATCAGTCGTACCGAAAACCTACAACCTTAG
- a CDS encoding protein-disulfide reductase DsbD domain-containing protein, with amino-acid sequence MVIRHKGLLAGVVAFLLAIAAFMLIDTNGNNPDAVQTERAALEVPVSARTGLANSADKVRLTLAKGDAALAGKPGEFVLTLNIEPGWHVNANPASMEFLIPTVVNSSVNGQALEIPTQYPRGRVSDIVLGDTALEVYDDGASIRLRPDGKQIAVLEKVGRLEMIVRAQACSDEGVCLAPTDMPVALNLDDTSRQ; translated from the coding sequence ATGGTGATTCGACATAAAGGATTGCTGGCTGGTGTAGTGGCTTTTCTCCTCGCGATCGCTGCGTTCATGTTGATCGACACCAACGGAAACAACCCCGACGCTGTCCAGACTGAACGAGCCGCTCTTGAAGTCCCGGTTTCGGCCCGAACAGGATTGGCGAATTCCGCTGATAAGGTACGCCTCACTCTTGCGAAAGGCGACGCAGCATTGGCGGGAAAGCCTGGTGAATTCGTTCTGACATTGAACATTGAACCGGGCTGGCACGTGAATGCCAATCCGGCCTCTATGGAGTTCCTGATTCCCACTGTCGTCAATTCTTCAGTCAACGGCCAAGCGCTTGAAATCCCGACGCAGTACCCGCGCGGCCGGGTCAGTGACATTGTGCTGGGTGACACCGCCCTTGAGGTGTATGACGATGGTGCGAGTATTCGGCTGCGGCCCGACGGAAAACAGATTGCCGTGCTGGAAAAGGTAGGCAGGCTCGAAATGATTGTACGGGCGCAGGCCTGCAGTGACGAGGGCGTCTGCCTGGCACCGACTGACATGCCTGTTGCGCTGAATCTGGACGATACCAGCCGACAATAA